The proteins below are encoded in one region of Desulfovibrio sp. JC022:
- a CDS encoding NfeD family protein — MEGLPLWLIWLGAGLVLALLELAVPGMILIFFSLGCLLSAATAYFLRDALVLQILVFCLVSAGSLLILRKTLMGWFQGQVTDIVDDGYDSSPEGALAEVCKDFTSDGYGQIRYRGSFWKAVSENGHKFSVGDKVRIVSWTDKSKTSFFVKKL; from the coding sequence GTGGAGGGACTTCCACTTTGGTTGATTTGGCTGGGTGCGGGGCTTGTTCTGGCATTGCTTGAGCTTGCTGTGCCAGGAATGATTCTGATTTTCTTCAGCCTCGGTTGTCTACTGTCAGCGGCAACCGCGTATTTTCTTCGTGATGCGTTGGTTTTGCAGATTCTTGTTTTTTGCCTTGTCTCGGCTGGCTCACTACTGATCTTGCGTAAAACATTAATGGGCTGGTTTCAGGGTCAAGTCACTGACATTGTCGATGACGGGTACGATAGTTCTCCTGAAGGTGCTCTTGCGGAAGTTTGCAAGGACTTTACTTCAGACGGTTATGGCCAGATAAGGTATCGGGGCTCATTCTGGAAGGCTGTTTCGGAAAATGGTCACAAGTTTAGCGTTGGTGACAAGGTCAGGATTGTTTCATGGACTGACAAAAGTAAGACTTCGTTTTTCGTTAAAAAACTTTGA
- the rfbC gene encoding dTDP-4-dehydrorhamnose 3,5-epimerase — translation MKLIETEFPGLVVVEPKVFRDRRGFFLESFNKKVFAENGLPTDFVQDNHAYSSGVGVIRGLHLQMPPYAQAKLVWVTRGAVNDVVVDLRKGSPTYQRSFKIELSAENFRRLFIPKGFAHGYETLTDENEFMYKVDSGYSPGSEAGIRWDDPELEIDWKTGNPVLSDKDRELPLLAEFDSPFEF, via the coding sequence GTGAAATTGATCGAGACGGAATTTCCCGGACTTGTGGTTGTAGAGCCCAAGGTTTTCCGAGACAGGCGCGGTTTTTTTCTGGAGAGCTTTAATAAAAAAGTTTTTGCGGAAAATGGATTGCCTACTGATTTTGTTCAAGATAATCATGCGTATTCATCCGGTGTAGGCGTTATCCGTGGTCTTCACCTACAGATGCCCCCGTATGCTCAGGCAAAGCTTGTCTGGGTTACAAGGGGCGCAGTAAACGATGTAGTGGTTGATTTGCGTAAAGGGTCTCCGACTTATCAGAGATCGTTCAAAATTGAACTATCTGCGGAGAACTTTCGCAGGCTGTTCATTCCCAAGGGATTCGCGCATGGATATGAGACTCTGACCGATGAAAACGAGTTCATGTATAAGGTTGATTCCGGCTATTCTCCCGGTAGTGAGGCTGGGATCAGATGGGATGACCCGGAGCTTGAAATCGATTGGAAGACCGGAAATCCGGTACTTTCCGATAAGGATCGTGAGCTTCCGTTGTTGGCCGAGTTTGACTCGCCGTTCGAGTTTTAA
- a CDS encoding SPFH domain-containing protein has product MAPGLIAVIFIALVLVVIIIKSIRIVPQKTEAIVERLGKYRVTLGAGFHFLFPFIDRVAYEFSLKEEALDTLPQTCITSDNVSVVVDGLIFIEVQDSKAAAYGIDNYRFAASQLAQTALRSCVGKLALDKTFEERDSINAQVVEAIDAAATSWGIKVLRYEIKDITPPESVKAAMETQMIAERKKRADIARSEGEKQATINKAEAAKLDEVLKSEGERERLMNEARGKAEAITTVADATAKALHTVGATLNTSGGADAASLRVAERYVEAFEGLAKESTTLILPAEAGNVASMVGTAMSVYGKVKGADGTAKVVKKQEGQGEFGFTLE; this is encoded by the coding sequence ATGGCTCCCGGTTTGATTGCTGTAATTTTCATTGCGCTGGTTCTGGTCGTAATAATAATAAAATCCATACGCATCGTTCCCCAGAAGACAGAGGCCATCGTGGAACGACTCGGTAAGTATCGGGTAACCCTGGGTGCTGGATTTCATTTTCTTTTTCCATTTATCGACCGAGTGGCATACGAATTTTCGCTTAAGGAAGAGGCTCTCGATACTTTGCCGCAAACCTGTATCACCAGTGATAACGTAAGTGTGGTGGTGGACGGTCTCATCTTTATAGAAGTTCAGGATTCCAAGGCTGCGGCTTATGGGATCGACAATTATCGATTTGCAGCATCTCAGCTGGCTCAGACAGCACTTCGTTCCTGCGTCGGTAAACTTGCATTGGATAAGACTTTTGAAGAACGTGATTCTATTAATGCGCAGGTTGTTGAGGCTATTGACGCCGCTGCAACTTCTTGGGGAATTAAGGTTTTGCGCTATGAAATCAAGGATATCACCCCGCCTGAAAGCGTGAAGGCGGCCATGGAAACCCAGATGATTGCCGAACGCAAGAAGCGCGCGGACATTGCCCGCAGTGAAGGTGAAAAGCAGGCTACAATCAATAAGGCTGAGGCGGCAAAGCTCGATGAAGTCCTTAAAAGTGAGGGTGAACGTGAAAGGCTCATGAACGAAGCCAGAGGTAAAGCCGAAGCCATAACCACGGTCGCTGACGCCACTGCCAAGGCCTTGCATACCGTCGGTGCAACCCTGAATACTTCAGGCGGCGCAGATGCAGCATCGCTCAGGGTGGCTGAACGTTACGTAGAAGCTTTTGAAGGGCTTGCCAAGGAATCAACAACCCTGATTCTGCCCGCAGAAGCCGGAAACGTTGCCTCCATGGTCGGTACTGCCATGAGCGTCTACGGCAAGGTTAAAGGTGCTGACGGGACTGCCAAGGTTGTTAAGAAGCAGGAAGGGCAGGGTGAGTTTGGATTTACTTTGGAATAG
- the qrcA gene encoding menaquinone reductase multiheme cytochrome c subunit QrcA, with product MEEKRTSKQCGGVLPFFIGVLASLIVGWWVFPQVIYSQKTQPIDFSHKVHVEDEGMDCESCHMFLEDGSFAGLPSNEQCAECHEDVLGESEAEEIYVTEYLQKGVEVPWLVYQYQPDNVYFSHMAHQGFECTDCHPDVGNSDTLPTYYENRISGYSKQTMKMWQCERCHAEVGTSNACYVCHK from the coding sequence ATGGAGGAAAAAAGAACATCGAAGCAGTGTGGAGGAGTTCTTCCTTTCTTCATCGGTGTCCTTGCGAGCCTGATCGTCGGCTGGTGGGTTTTCCCGCAGGTTATTTATAGCCAGAAGACTCAGCCGATCGATTTCAGTCACAAGGTCCATGTTGAAGATGAGGGTATGGACTGTGAGTCATGTCACATGTTTTTGGAAGATGGCTCCTTTGCAGGACTGCCTTCCAACGAGCAGTGTGCTGAGTGTCACGAAGATGTCCTCGGTGAATCAGAAGCCGAAGAAATTTACGTGACCGAGTACCTGCAGAAGGGTGTGGAAGTTCCCTGGTTGGTTTATCAGTACCAGCCTGATAACGTTTACTTTTCGCACATGGCACACCAAGGCTTCGAGTGTACAGATTGCCATCCCGACGTAGGCAACAGCGACACGCTGCCGACGTATTACGAAAACAGAATCAGCGGTTACAGCAAGCAGACCATGAAGATGTGGCAGTGTGAACGCTGTCATGCGGAAGTTGGTACCAGCAACGCATGTTACGTCTGCCATAAGTAA
- a CDS encoding CvpA family protein produces MQTAGLALNALDIILIVIAGGLIFRGLLRGIVREAISVFSLIFGFYLAAKYHHELAPYFQTFFDGPGTVKAFSYLSIIVATLFVAFLVGVTIKKVLTVSMLSWADQVLGGILGFVEAIIVGGIIIVVLNSFTPNSEFLTKSKLAPKVMSTASFFISFAPEDVLDSLDIQSMFPDHSELTNPLSDTI; encoded by the coding sequence ATGCAAACAGCAGGTTTAGCCCTTAATGCGCTGGATATAATCTTGATAGTGATTGCCGGAGGCCTGATTTTCAGGGGATTACTACGCGGAATAGTCCGGGAGGCTATTTCCGTTTTCTCTTTAATCTTCGGCTTTTATCTGGCAGCCAAGTATCATCATGAACTGGCCCCGTATTTCCAGACTTTTTTTGACGGCCCCGGAACAGTCAAAGCGTTCAGCTATCTTTCAATAATTGTAGCCACCCTTTTTGTGGCCTTTCTTGTCGGGGTTACCATCAAAAAGGTACTCACCGTTTCCATGCTCAGCTGGGCGGATCAAGTCCTTGGCGGAATACTCGGATTTGTTGAAGCGATCATTGTCGGCGGTATTATTATAGTAGTGCTGAACAGCTTCACCCCCAACTCGGAATTTCTGACCAAATCAAAACTGGCTCCGAAAGTAATGTCCACAGCAAGCTTCTTTATCAGCTTTGCGCCCGAAGACGTCCTCGATTCATTGGATATCCAATCCATGTTTCCTGATCATTCTGAACTCACCAACCCTTTAAGCGATACAATTTAA
- the qrcB gene encoding menaquinone reductase molybdopterin-binding-like subunit QrcB — MGIDRRTFIQLVTGGVVGSLFTPVIWKSLDDAAIWSQNWSWIPRLKYGAITEQASVAKFGAAPCTEIVKSVGGSPYLTRGNAENEMSKGGVDPVSASGPQLMYSPSRVNGPMKKTAEGKYESISWEEAEKILSEKLAAVKGQKGKLAVVSGDATGTATEVLSGFAAGMGAECYLMPGDEQGAAAALASMGGKGQIGYDLENSDFVLFVGADAMDSWGSVVRNQCVYSASRPTGEEIKTTYVYAGPFQNSTAAAADKWVPVAPGTGAIFCLGLAYHMLKAGASASASDFADFKTLVMSRFSPDKVEKATGVAGAEMAAIAKRIMKSSAPVVVAGSEFAQGAGAADVIAAAAVNMLLGRVNKDGGMKILPELPKAVDAAEGRSELAAKDFVGYLAGIAAGKVAAPEVMMAYEANPVFALPQNTVLAPAFEKAGFLVSFSTFMDETASKADLIMPNPTSYERFEDAQTPYGVGSAMLAASAPVAEPLYNSKPTVDVVLGVASGLGIDLGYESADAVYQAKAEKAGADWDSLVEGAAYVSDSTESGSIKFAASVLSKAVAMPKGGEIALAPYSKLIFGTPTVAIPPMNVVAISKYELLGKDLMVQVNSKTAKKLGVSEGSKVKLAGAGGECAVRIHINEGVMNDVIAAPLGFGHTAWDAYSSGKGENISKLLTVGTESGTGLSVWTSSFVSIA, encoded by the coding sequence ATGGGTATTGATCGCAGAACTTTTATTCAATTGGTAACAGGTGGTGTTGTTGGTTCACTCTTCACCCCTGTAATTTGGAAATCTCTGGATGATGCAGCTATCTGGTCGCAGAACTGGTCTTGGATTCCCCGACTGAAATACGGTGCAATCACCGAGCAGGCTTCTGTTGCCAAATTTGGCGCAGCTCCCTGTACGGAGATTGTTAAGTCCGTAGGTGGAAGTCCTTATCTCACCAGAGGAAACGCAGAAAACGAAATGAGCAAGGGCGGTGTTGATCCTGTCAGCGCCAGTGGTCCCCAGCTCATGTACAGTCCTTCCCGCGTGAACGGTCCTATGAAAAAGACCGCGGAAGGCAAATACGAATCCATCTCCTGGGAAGAAGCTGAAAAGATTCTTTCCGAGAAACTCGCCGCAGTTAAAGGACAGAAAGGCAAACTCGCAGTTGTTTCCGGTGACGCCACCGGTACTGCTACCGAAGTTCTGTCCGGTTTTGCTGCCGGCATGGGTGCTGAATGCTACCTCATGCCCGGCGATGAGCAGGGCGCAGCCGCAGCTCTTGCAAGCATGGGCGGAAAAGGCCAGATCGGTTATGATCTGGAAAATTCCGATTTCGTGCTTTTCGTAGGCGCGGATGCCATGGATTCATGGGGATCGGTTGTGAGAAACCAGTGTGTTTACTCCGCAAGCCGTCCCACCGGTGAAGAAATCAAGACTACTTATGTCTACGCCGGTCCTTTCCAGAACAGTACGGCAGCCGCCGCAGACAAGTGGGTTCCGGTTGCTCCCGGCACCGGCGCAATCTTCTGCCTCGGTCTCGCCTATCATATGCTTAAGGCCGGAGCTTCCGCTTCCGCCTCCGATTTCGCCGACTTTAAGACTCTGGTTATGTCCAGATTCTCTCCCGATAAAGTGGAGAAAGCCACCGGCGTTGCAGGAGCGGAAATGGCCGCTATTGCCAAGCGCATCATGAAATCTTCAGCTCCCGTTGTTGTTGCCGGTTCCGAGTTCGCTCAGGGCGCAGGCGCAGCTGACGTTATTGCCGCTGCCGCAGTCAACATGCTGCTCGGGCGTGTAAATAAAGACGGCGGAATGAAGATTCTCCCTGAACTGCCCAAGGCTGTTGATGCAGCTGAAGGACGTTCAGAACTCGCAGCTAAAGACTTTGTCGGTTACCTCGCAGGTATTGCCGCAGGTAAGGTTGCAGCTCCTGAAGTTATGATGGCTTACGAAGCCAACCCGGTTTTCGCACTGCCTCAGAACACAGTTCTGGCACCGGCGTTCGAAAAAGCTGGTTTCCTCGTAAGTTTCAGCACTTTCATGGATGAAACAGCTTCCAAAGCTGACCTGATTATGCCCAACCCCACCAGCTACGAGCGTTTTGAAGATGCACAGACTCCTTACGGTGTCGGCTCTGCAATGCTCGCAGCCAGTGCTCCTGTTGCAGAGCCTCTCTACAACAGCAAGCCCACTGTAGACGTAGTTCTCGGCGTGGCTTCCGGACTGGGTATTGACCTTGGATACGAATCCGCTGACGCTGTTTATCAGGCTAAAGCCGAAAAAGCAGGCGCAGACTGGGATTCCCTTGTAGAAGGTGCTGCTTATGTTTCCGATTCTACTGAATCCGGATCCATCAAGTTTGCTGCATCTGTTCTGTCCAAGGCTGTGGCCATGCCCAAGGGCGGCGAAATTGCTCTCGCTCCCTATTCCAAGCTTATTTTTGGTACACCCACTGTGGCTATTCCGCCCATGAACGTGGTTGCTATCAGTAAATATGAGCTTCTGGGTAAAGACCTTATGGTTCAGGTTAACTCCAAGACCGCCAAGAAACTCGGCGTGTCTGAAGGTTCCAAGGTCAAGCTGGCCGGAGCAGGTGGAGAGTGCGCTGTAAGAATCCACATTAATGAAGGCGTAATGAACGATGTTATCGCCGCACCTCTTGGATTCGGTCACACCGCATGGGATGCTTACTCCAGCGGTAAGGGCGAAAACATCTCCAAACTTCTCACCGTTGGTACTGAGTCCGGCACCGGTTTGTCCGTGTGGACCAGTTCTTTCGTGAGCATCGCCTAA
- the qrcC gene encoding menaquinone reductase iron-sulfur cluster-binding subunit QrcC, with protein sequence MQQLEFDTKWTMVVDVDKCTGCGACMVSCQAENNIAPMEEGSNKLKTLTWMLVYELNNGKEFPNREVAYLPRPCMQCGHPACVPVCPVVATTKDEEGGIVSQIYPRCIGCRYCMAACPYHARYFGWLDPVWPGGMDKALSPSTSTRPRGVVEKCNFCHSRLLDARQRARNEGLDPNKLPDGWYQPACLEACPTGAISFGDAKNPEHKVHELIKSPNAFRILESIGMDPQVYYISRRDWVREQSDNHVAEDKH encoded by the coding sequence ATGCAACAATTGGAATTTGATACTAAATGGACCATGGTAGTAGATGTCGACAAGTGTACCGGTTGCGGTGCTTGTATGGTGTCCTGCCAGGCAGAAAATAACATAGCTCCCATGGAAGAAGGGTCCAACAAGCTTAAGACCCTCACCTGGATGCTTGTATACGAACTCAACAATGGTAAGGAATTCCCCAACAGGGAAGTTGCCTACCTGCCCAGACCCTGCATGCAGTGCGGACATCCTGCCTGCGTTCCCGTCTGTCCCGTAGTTGCTACTACCAAGGACGAAGAAGGCGGAATCGTCAGCCAGATTTACCCCCGTTGCATCGGTTGCAGGTATTGTATGGCGGCATGTCCTTACCACGCCCGCTACTTCGGCTGGCTCGATCCGGTATGGCCCGGCGGTATGGACAAGGCGTTATCTCCCTCAACTTCCACCCGTCCTCGCGGTGTTGTTGAGAAGTGTAACTTCTGTCATTCCAGACTGCTTGATGCACGCCAGCGTGCCCGTAACGAAGGTCTGGACCCCAACAAGCTGCCCGACGGCTGGTATCAGCCTGCCTGTCTGGAAGCTTGCCCCACCGGGGCAATTTCCTTCGGTGATGCAAAGAACCCTGAACACAAAGTCCATGAACTGATCAAGAGTCCCAATGCCTTCCGCATTCTGGAATCTATCGGTATGGATCCTCAGGTTTACTACATCAGCCGTCGTGACTGGGTTCGTGAGCAGAGTGATAACCACGTCGCTGAAGACAAGCACTAG
- a CDS encoding sulfatase-like hydrolase/transferase — translation MKSVIWIVIDSLRSDMLASCLSDTAVYNEIDEVIEQGALFTDVMTSGGSTRISAPSYFSGLRPGLTGMITHEVQSIRNLKDDVLTITDYFKHHGYQTFRWADSSLDSCQPKHGFDVFEAGYPTLMHTPNLDYNNKKRNNFIKRVRQSKKPFFVNFHLYHIHDFGGTKKDRWTTDEYLKVVAKQAIDFKALWDKLAPGPDDIVVITSDHGCILNENYIEYDKSMPWGFANNKTRVFASFLGEGIAPSKKHELIRAMDIAPTLLDLALGKDMKAQGISLKSVLEGKPVPELIGISERNVGLEVKSIPDYACVRKDNWSLYFHHGATMALYDNAEGTNVTDHLGKGLNIEEELHHFYRELALQGPQTATEFYEHAGLSIDEIRGKIEISILLPVYKWNDETRLCIEALIDQILHTELILLDADESGEVASNIKEKYKDRLYIRHVDAKQLSLHEMLNKGLELAAGPFTATATPDCQYTENFCYSLRDIFLTKKDTVLSYPNLKRLISDNREMEYIGNDDCFDEIMFSRLGSGFEHKANTAAYSLPHFNEVGACAMFETETLRNAGGFAHSIADIMGKTWHKLNKHGRIRHVNKGLVISKDKTILRPIMPQPERNHDFKISVLVPLKEAAELKMLPIFLNMLSKQTEKSFELLLLNQSGQTDFINALADGFPTLKIRSINRSSEFHELLNSGLFAARGEYIFWADISDKLLPHCLSTLLKQVEGKDDITAVKCGHFLHDADSTAKTVQPIAQVREMFCQICDLRGLLYKRRMHNDVGIFRSPNENEHGWDMCVRLALVEPFTIIEEPLIIAGRTYQFNMLPSMESYHRILRSSINSMGNAVDLVRLYEDDFRRHKADRARYILEDEMMVTLKLINQSGINSGALLRVPKTHLMK, via the coding sequence ATGAAAAGCGTAATCTGGATTGTAATCGACTCCCTCAGATCGGATATGCTGGCTTCCTGCCTTTCCGATACAGCCGTATATAATGAAATTGACGAAGTTATTGAACAGGGTGCTCTGTTCACAGATGTCATGACCAGCGGTGGCTCAACACGCATATCAGCTCCATCCTATTTTTCAGGTTTGCGCCCCGGTCTAACCGGAATGATTACCCATGAAGTACAGTCCATCCGCAACCTTAAAGACGATGTTCTAACAATAACTGACTACTTCAAACACCACGGTTACCAAACCTTCCGCTGGGCCGACAGCAGCTTAGATTCCTGCCAGCCCAAACACGGTTTTGACGTATTTGAAGCTGGGTATCCGACTCTCATGCATACTCCAAACCTGGATTATAATAATAAGAAACGGAATAATTTCATAAAACGGGTCCGCCAAAGCAAAAAACCATTTTTCGTAAATTTCCACCTTTACCATATCCATGACTTTGGCGGAACCAAGAAAGACCGCTGGACGACTGATGAATACCTGAAAGTCGTTGCCAAGCAGGCCATTGACTTCAAAGCTCTTTGGGACAAACTCGCACCCGGCCCGGATGATATTGTCGTTATTACTTCCGACCACGGCTGCATCCTCAATGAAAACTACATTGAATACGACAAAAGCATGCCTTGGGGATTTGCCAATAACAAGACCCGCGTCTTCGCATCTTTTCTTGGAGAAGGAATTGCTCCAAGCAAAAAACATGAACTGATCAGGGCAATGGATATAGCACCAACCCTTCTCGATCTTGCTCTTGGTAAAGACATGAAAGCACAAGGCATCAGCCTTAAATCTGTCCTTGAAGGCAAACCTGTACCTGAATTGATCGGGATTTCTGAACGTAATGTAGGGCTGGAAGTAAAAAGCATCCCCGACTACGCTTGTGTAAGGAAAGATAATTGGTCCTTGTACTTTCATCATGGTGCCACCATGGCCCTCTATGATAATGCTGAAGGAACAAATGTCACCGACCACTTGGGCAAGGGCTTAAATATTGAGGAAGAACTGCATCATTTTTACAGAGAACTGGCCCTGCAAGGACCTCAGACTGCGACTGAATTTTATGAACATGCAGGACTGTCCATTGATGAAATAAGAGGTAAGATTGAAATCAGTATCCTGCTCCCTGTCTATAAATGGAATGATGAAACCAGACTATGTATTGAAGCTCTCATTGACCAGATCCTGCACACTGAGCTTATCCTGCTCGATGCTGATGAAAGCGGCGAAGTTGCATCAAACATAAAAGAAAAATACAAGGACCGCCTGTACATACGCCACGTGGATGCTAAACAGCTTTCGCTTCACGAAATGTTGAACAAAGGCCTTGAACTCGCAGCAGGTCCATTCACAGCTACAGCCACGCCGGACTGCCAGTACACGGAAAATTTCTGCTACAGCCTGCGGGACATTTTTCTGACCAAGAAAGACACTGTACTCAGCTACCCAAACCTGAAAAGACTTATCAGCGACAACCGGGAAATGGAATATATCGGCAACGATGATTGCTTTGATGAGATTATGTTTTCCCGCCTCGGCTCCGGATTTGAACATAAGGCAAATACAGCTGCATACTCCCTGCCCCATTTCAACGAGGTTGGTGCCTGCGCCATGTTTGAAACTGAGACCTTGCGCAATGCCGGGGGATTTGCTCACAGCATAGCCGACATAATGGGCAAGACATGGCATAAACTGAACAAACATGGCAGGATAAGACATGTGAACAAAGGATTGGTTATTTCCAAAGATAAAACCATCCTCAGACCGATCATGCCCCAGCCTGAGAGAAATCACGACTTCAAAATAAGCGTCCTCGTTCCTCTGAAAGAAGCTGCTGAGCTAAAAATGCTGCCCATATTTCTGAACATGCTCTCCAAGCAAACCGAAAAATCTTTTGAACTGCTGCTACTTAATCAAAGCGGACAAACAGATTTTATCAATGCACTTGCGGATGGTTTCCCCACCCTCAAGATCAGATCCATAAACCGTTCAAGCGAGTTTCATGAACTGCTCAACAGCGGTCTTTTCGCAGCCCGTGGAGAATATATCTTCTGGGCGGACATTTCAGATAAACTTCTGCCGCACTGCCTTTCGACCTTACTGAAACAAGTTGAAGGCAAAGACGATATTACGGCAGTCAAATGCGGTCATTTCCTGCATGACGCGGACAGCACAGCAAAAACAGTACAACCCATTGCACAAGTCCGGGAAATGTTCTGTCAGATCTGCGATCTCAGAGGGCTGCTCTATAAACGCAGAATGCACAACGATGTGGGCATTTTCAGATCACCCAACGAAAATGAACATGGCTGGGATATGTGCGTACGGCTGGCCCTTGTGGAGCCTTTTACAATCATTGAAGAGCCGCTGATAATTGCCGGCAGGACGTATCAATTCAACATGCTGCCCAGCATGGAATCCTACCACCGAATTCTACGCAGCTCCATTAATTCCATGGGCAATGCGGTCGATCTGGTCAGACTGTATGAAGATGATTTCCGCAGACACAAAGCTGACCGGGCCCGTTACATCCTTGAGGATGAGATGATGGTCACCCTGAAGCTGATTAACCAGAGCGGCATCAATTCCGGTGCCCTGCTGAGAGTGCCCAAGACCCATCTCATGAAATAG
- a CDS encoding tetratricopeptide repeat protein, protein MNIPKVLSRLLFSILSLVFTLCYLCWNVGSHTTVFVFVVFPVLFLFDYFVFVLRLLCDEFSGCKISTYRRELAKKLKTSFHLFFDMDFTVPRNNQFLPNFVVSCVLIILSTVGASQVKYDLVEFYVYDSFYNIMKDYSAKRESLSGIAGEGNIYAQLRLGAMYEKGIGGDIDYVKSAEWYALAEKQRSAKAAFELGVLYLQGLGVPKDCSLSFTLFKKSADKKYAAAMTVLSAYYYLGECSEKDYSQAFDWAERASMNGNLGGRLVLADYYYRGIGVEQDRSKAKELYAELDELNVSVAQVDFARKLLYEDADKNKSEAIRLLERASENGNTRAVEILNAMKDGE, encoded by the coding sequence ATGAATATCCCTAAAGTGTTATCTAGATTGTTGTTTTCAATTTTGTCTTTAGTTTTTACATTATGTTATCTTTGTTGGAATGTTGGCTCTCATACAACGGTATTTGTATTTGTCGTCTTTCCTGTGCTTTTTTTGTTTGATTATTTTGTTTTCGTATTAAGGTTGCTTTGCGATGAATTTTCTGGGTGTAAAATAAGTACTTATAGAAGAGAACTAGCGAAGAAGTTGAAGACTTCATTTCATCTTTTTTTTGATATGGACTTTACTGTTCCTAGAAATAATCAGTTTTTACCTAACTTCGTTGTTTCTTGTGTTTTAATTATTCTGTCTACTGTTGGTGCATCACAAGTAAAATATGATTTAGTTGAGTTTTATGTCTACGACAGTTTCTATAATATAATGAAGGATTATTCTGCTAAGCGTGAGTCTTTATCCGGAATAGCGGGAGAAGGGAATATTTACGCACAACTCCGTTTGGGAGCTATGTATGAAAAAGGCATTGGAGGAGATATTGATTATGTGAAGTCAGCAGAGTGGTATGCACTTGCAGAAAAGCAACGTAGCGCAAAGGCAGCATTTGAATTGGGAGTACTATATTTGCAAGGTCTAGGCGTACCAAAAGATTGTTCTTTGTCTTTCACATTGTTTAAAAAGTCCGCAGATAAAAAATATGCCGCTGCAATGACGGTTCTTTCTGCTTACTACTATTTGGGAGAGTGTAGTGAAAAGGATTATAGCCAAGCTTTTGATTGGGCAGAACGAGCTTCTATGAATGGTAATTTGGGCGGGAGATTGGTTTTAGCAGATTACTATTACCGTGGAATAGGGGTTGAGCAGGATAGGAGTAAAGCAAAAGAACTTTATGCAGAGTTGGATGAGTTAAATGTCTCAGTTGCCCAAGTCGATTTCGCCAGAAAACTTTTATATGAGGATGCAGATAAAAATAAATCAGAGGCGATTCGTCTTCTGGAAAGGGCTTCGGAAAACGGAAATACTCGTGCTGTGGAAATATTGAATGCGATGAAGGATGGAGAATAA
- the mazG gene encoding nucleoside triphosphate pyrophosphohydrolase — translation MSAKSIEKLKNVISNLTAPDGCPWDKEQTAKTLCDSVIEEAFELVEAIRADDKQEAMEELGDVMFLLLFIAQRYEEEGAFTFADAVESGAAKMIRRHPHVFADVKIEDQEELLRNWEKIKRSEKKDSKGIFDSLPKGLPPMLKAYRINSKSARSGFTFESDEQCLGQLESEWKEWNSALESGDKDAIAEEFGDYLFTLIELGRRKGIKANSALDITNNKFLERFAKMEALAKEQGKDISEMNLIEQNELWEQVKK, via the coding sequence ATGAGCGCAAAATCTATTGAAAAACTCAAAAATGTAATTTCCAACCTGACCGCACCTGATGGCTGCCCTTGGGACAAAGAACAAACCGCTAAAACACTTTGCGATTCTGTTATTGAAGAAGCTTTCGAGCTGGTGGAAGCAATTCGCGCTGACGATAAACAGGAAGCAATGGAAGAGCTTGGCGATGTCATGTTCCTGCTGCTCTTCATAGCCCAACGCTACGAAGAAGAAGGTGCTTTCACTTTTGCTGATGCCGTGGAATCCGGTGCAGCAAAAATGATCCGCCGCCACCCTCACGTTTTTGCTGATGTAAAAATTGAAGATCAGGAAGAACTGCTTCGCAATTGGGAAAAGATTAAAAGAAGCGAAAAAAAGGACAGCAAAGGAATTTTTGATTCTCTACCCAAGGGACTGCCGCCGATGCTCAAGGCTTACCGCATCAATTCAAAATCCGCTCGGAGCGGATTTACCTTTGAATCCGATGAACAATGCCTCGGACAACTCGAAAGTGAATGGAAGGAATGGAACAGCGCGCTGGAATCCGGCGACAAAGATGCCATAGCCGAAGAATTCGGGGACTATCTTTTCACTCTCATTGAACTGGGACGCAGAAAAGGTATCAAAGCCAACAGCGCACTGGATATCACCAACAACAAGTTCCTTGAAAGATTCGCAAAAATGGAAGCCCTCGCCAAAGAACAAGGTAAGGACATCTCCGAAATGAATCTCATTGAGCAGAACGAACTATGGGAACAGGTTAAGAAATAA